The following proteins are co-located in the Piscirickettsia litoralis genome:
- a CDS encoding D-alanyl-D-alanine carboxypeptidase, with the protein MLAKKLNLETEHWLLYDGSGLSRYNQVTPEQFNQLLIALYKKHALYKKVYALLPRLGLDGQLVYYSVPRGLNGKIRGKTGSMQGVSNLVSILESKTGNDIAVSLFLSPGLNKFKNYRKTQMNLLDCFA; encoded by the coding sequence ATTTTAGCGAAGAAGTTAAATTTAGAGACCGAGCATTGGTTGCTTTATGATGGTTCGGGCTTATCTCGCTATAATCAAGTGACCCCCGAGCAATTTAATCAGTTATTAATTGCTTTATATAAAAAGCACGCTTTGTATAAAAAAGTCTATGCGTTATTGCCAAGGCTTGGCCTGGATGGCCAGCTCGTTTATTATTCAGTTCCTCGTGGATTAAATGGCAAAATACGGGGTAAAACTGGTTCTATGCAGGGAGTGAGTAATTTAGTCAGCATTCTTGAATCTAAGACAGGTAATGATATTGCAGTGAGTTTGTTCTTATCTCCAGGGCTAAATAAGTTCAAAAACTATCGCAAAACACAGATGAATCTTTTAGACTGTTTCGCCTAG